Part of the Ursus arctos isolate Adak ecotype North America unplaced genomic scaffold, UrsArc2.0 scaffold_4, whole genome shotgun sequence genome, TTCGTTCTTATAGctctggggctggtggggagatagagagagaggcagagagatgagaggggactgaaaagaaatacagagagaatAGGCCCCTGGGGAACGAATGGGGTGCAATTGCTGATATGatacaaaaagtataaaaaatttcCAACTGGGGAGAGGTAAGATTTGTAAGGTAAAATCATGACCGATTCAATCAACCTCTTAATGAAGTTGAAAATGGTCCTTGTAGCCAAGGTTCCAGTCCCGAGACTCAATTCCTAGCTTTTATTATCAAGCCTAGAACCGAAGGGGAATGAATTAACCTCAAACACATTATATAAAGGTGCATAAAAGAAGGCACAAAGCAAGATTTCTCATCTGTCCCAGAAAGCTTTGTTCTCTACCAAGATATTCATCACAGTATTTTTCACATcagcaaaaactgaaaataatcctAATGTCTATGTGCCAAACCATAAAacaaagggggggaggggcaaaccAGGTTTATCACCAGGATCATGgctccacagatttttttttttaattaaactctgAACAAGAAGGAGAGTGAAGAGATGAAGTCCTCCTCCTTTAGGAGTAAGAGACGCTTATACCATAAAGCCTCAGAATGCTGTTGAAGACATAAATTATAAGGCACTAGTTTTCCAAATGTTGGTCTACAGATAACCATTCTACAATATAATTTCACCATTTTgtgttgaaaatagaaaaatgggacAATAAGGAACGTTTTTCATAATACGACATTTATTGCATCTGAAGAACCACCCTTTACTCTGAGATACTTTCTGACTCTTGTATCATCAAAATAATATTCCGATTGTGAAATAATGATGGCGGCAGAAGATAgtttttgcttgtattttattttatttttttaagattgatttatttatttgaaagagagagtgcatgcagggaaaagggcagaaggagagggagagagagaatcggagcctgatgcagggcttgatctcacaaccctgagatcatgacatgagccgaaaccaagactcggacgcttaaccgactgagtcacccaggcgccccattgtctGCATTTTAAATGTCAGTTTGGCAGGGTAAAAGTTTGAGAACACTTTTCgctatcctatttttaaaattgatttgtgGAATCCAAAAATCTGGAAGCCATTGGTCTAGATTGAGTCGCACATCTACCTTCTCCTTTTGTGTTatgtaataacattcacttttCTGTGTCCCTTACCAGGAATGTAGAAACTTCAGTGGCCATCCCTTCCACTCTGGTGGACATAAGCATTTTGCTGGCAAGGCTCCATTTAAGCCTGATGAATTTAGAGGTCACCATCCTCCTCACAAGCCACATAAATTTGGATGCCCACCTTTTCCAGAAGACAGACCACCACTTCCCCCACCAGGGTCAAGATGTCATCACCCCCATTTTGGCAAGAGTGGGACCCATGGACACCCTCATAATAATAGTTCCAGTGAGAACCATCCCCATGGACCCCCTCCTCACGGACCCCCTCCTCACGGGCATCATCCTGATGGGGATCATCCCCATGGACCCCCTCCTCATGGACCCCCTCCTCACGGGCATCATCCTCATGGGGATCATCCCCATGGACCCCCTCCTCACGGGCATCATCCTCATGGGGATCATCCCCATGGACCCCCTCCTCACGGGCATCATCCTCATGGGCATCACCCTCACGGACCCCCTCCTCATGGGCATCATCCTCATGGGCATCACCCTCATGGACCCCCTCCTCATGGGCATCATCCTCATGGGCATCACCCTCATGGACCCCCTCCTCACGGGCATCATCCTCACGGACACCGTCCCCATGGGCACCGTCCCCATGGACACGATTTCCTTGACCATGGGCCTTGTGACCCACCACCCCATAGCCAGGGTCCCGAAGATCACCCTCGCTGGGGCCATGGCCCACCCTCTAGGCACTCAGAAGAAAGAGGTCCAGGTAAAAGGCACTTTCCCTTCCACTGGAGACAAATCGGATATGTTTACCGGCTCCCTCCACTAAAAGAAGGTGAAGTTCTTCCTCTTCCCGATGCCGATTTTCCCAGCTTCTCATTGCCAGACGACAAAAATCCTCTAGCGCCAGAAATTCAGCCCTTCCCTCAATCAGTTTCTGAATCATGCCCAGGGGCATTTAGGAGTGAGTTTTCACATATCTCGCAGTTTTTTGCATACTCACTTCCCAAATAAAATCTGATTTCCTCAATGGGGAAACATTAATGTCCTGACTTagaatcataaataaaatatgatcaataaatgaatacgaaattcaattattttaaccTTATTTTCATATTCGGGGTAGGGCAaatgtgggtgggggaggagatggcatgagaagagagagacaaatggaaaggagaggaaagatgtCAGTGCTACAGGTCAGTCACTGTCTACTAAATCCTTGAAGCAAATCTCTGATCCTCTTGCTTTCCTGGACTTAACTCCTTTGATTCTAGAGTCTTTCCTCACTGAGCACTTACGCTGTAGCTGGGCATACCAAGAAGGTATGTTTTATCAGTCAAAGGATTATTCTTCTAATCCAAAATTCAAGTTCCCTCCTCCTTGTTACTAACAGTCCTCTAAAtttccctttggaaaaaaaaaagttctaaattcACTTATGATGCCATCAAGGCTTGGGCTATGAATTGCAAAGAACATTGCAGGTACAAATCATGACCATAAATTCAGGTGCAGAAGAAATATCACTTTATTTTCCGAACAAATTAATTTCCATTTCAGTCTCCCATCCTGGTAGGTTAATAGGAGACTTAACCTCAGTCCTTCTCGGAGTTCCCTCACCCTGCTTCTTCCCACACGAAGTTGTGCCACAGTTCCAGAATTTCACGGAGTGCCTAGGGGTTTGGGTGGTGGGCATGAGAAGGAGGTTTGGGTCTCCCTCACTGGTCCACTAGGTTCTCTCCTGCTGAGGGATGCTCACTACTGTACACATCGCTCTTTGGGTCTAGTTTATCAGCTACCATGGTATCGAACTGAAGGTGTAAGCGTCTCTGCAAGACTGATAATGAGCGTGTCTGCCCTGGGCTCTTCTCTCCCTGAGATCTTGCTGCCTTCCAGGCTCTCTGCCCAGAAGGCAGGGCAGAGGCCCagagacctccccccccccacttttttttgttttaaaaattttatttactcattcggcagagagagagacagccagcgagagagggaacacaagcagggggagtgggagaggaagaagcaggctctcagcggaagagcctgatgtggggctcgatcccaggatgccaggatcacgccctgagccgaaggcagatgcttaacgactgagccacccaggcgcccccagagatgTCCCTTCTTCTCATATCTTCCCCCCCAGGCTAGGGGTACTCTAGTCTCAGGCAATTTCTCTTTGCTCAGTTTTGGTGCCAGAGGACTCTTTCTCCACAAAcaaatctctttcttttcccttcttcccaaatCAGGGCTCAAGCATTTAGACATAGGCTAATAAGGTTTGGGGCTCGCTACCTGACTTACGGGAAGCAGTTGCGGGTACATAGTGCTGGCAGAAGAgagactcgtgtgtgtgtgtgtgtgtccgggCAGGAGGTATAGAGGAAAAAAGACTAAGGCCAAATGAGAAGTGGGTAAGTTGGTTGTTAGGCTGGGACAAAGGAGGGGCCCACAAAGAGGCAGAAGCTGACAACCGGGAGAGTGGGGAGACGTCTAACTGGCCTGGCGCTGGAGGAGTTGGCCTCAGAACTCGGGGTTTATCAGAAAGTTTCCTTAGGTTTGGTGATAGACACCCAAATCCACCACCCCGGAAAAAAGACGCAGGGATGGGGGACACGGGCTTCACTCGGCCCATCTCTTCTTATGCTTCTCTCCTGTCTCCTCCACCCTGGGGAGCATTTTCCTTTCTAGAACCAATACAAGAGAGTGGAGAGAGTCTGACTTCACCAGAGACCAGAGGGGAtccccctattttatttttagttgcaCCAGCGTGCTGGTGCGGGACTCCCCGCATGAGCTCTGTGCCCGGGCATCGCTCCCCAGTCATGCCACGTGATTGGTGGTAGCCTGCTTTTCTGCAGCTAGATAGCTTGCAAAGAAATGATTAAAACGTTTCTGTACATTGTACTCGTTGTGGCATTGTTGTTCCATGTCATGACCTTCATAGAGGGCTTTGGGAAAGTCATTTGGGAAAGGGACTAGCAGGTGattggtgttttttttccttctcctttaatAGTTTCTGCTCTGATTTGTTATACAACATTGTGCAATCACCTGGAAATGGGCTCAGGGCGCCCACGTGCTTCCTGAATACAAACAAGCAGGTTAACGACCCCAGTGTTGTAATATTTCAGCCTGAAATCTGCCTGGATAACCCAACGGGGCCATTTGTGCTTTGGAAATAGGGCGAATAGTGTATGGCGGCAGGAACCCGCCAGGATCGGGAGTGACCGGGCGGAGAGACGCGCGTACAGAGGACATAAAGGGCTGGGAAGAGCTAAAATCAGCATCCAAGTTGGCGCCCGATTCTCGGTGAAACCATCCCTCGGCTCCTGGAGGGAGACTGCTAAATCATGAGATTACTTGCCTTGCTTTTTCTCTGCTCCAGGCTGCTGCCGAGTGTAAGCCAGGAGTCCTCACAAGAAATCGACTGCGATGACGAGGACTTATTTAAGGCGGTGGACACTGCGCTGAAGAAATACAACAGTAGAAACCA contains:
- the HRG gene encoding histidine-rich glycoprotein, producing the protein MRAFTAALFLLPLIALQNAGAVSPEDCDATEPFAAKVLDLINKERRHGYLFQLLRVADAHLDKVESAAVYYLVLDVKESDCSVLSRKHWDDCAPALSKRVSDIVIGQCKVLATQCLNDTQYFRVMDYNCTTSSVSSALANNKDSPVVFDFVEDTESYRTLADRALEKYREENGDFASFRVDRVERVVRGRGGERTTYYVDFSVRNCSSSRHFPRHHNAPGFCRADLSYEVGASDLENPEDIAINCEVFNFEECRNFSGHPFHSGGHKHFAGKAPFKPDEFRGHHPPHKPHKFGCPPFPEDRPPLPPPGSRCHHPHFGKSGTHGHPHNNSSSENHPHGPPPHGPPPHGHHPDGDHPHGPPPHGPPPHGHHPHGDHPHGPPPHGHHPHGDHPHGPPPHGHHPHGHHPHGPPPHGHHPHGHHPHGPPPHGHHPHGHHPHGPPPHGHHPHGHRPHGHRPHGHDFLDHGPCDPPPHSQGPEDHPRWGHGPPSRHSEERGPGKRHFPFHWRQIGYVYRLPPLKEGEVLPLPDADFPSFSLPDDKNPLAPEIQPFPQSVSESCPGAFRSEFSHISQFFAYSLPK